From the Terriglobia bacterium genome, one window contains:
- a CDS encoding NHL repeat-containing protein, translating into MLFGSSGFAQTSIISTYAGPEFPADGSQALTQTIGVPQAISADGAGGFYIGSNQNKVYHVMADGRLMTLAGSGVVGFSGDNGPASSARFNYLQGVAADGAGNVFVADSKNNRIRKISPAGVITTVAGNGGAGLSGDGGPAVSAHLAGPRGLAVDRAGNLFIADAGNNTVRMVTPSGIIKTVAGNGTAGFSGDGGPAAAATLNQPVAVAVDAAGNISISDQHNNRIRMVTAAGVIKTSAVISNPGGIAADAAGNVFVADIGTNRVRMVSPDGSIHTVAGTGVPGFSGDGGPAVSARFTLPVDVAADGIGNLFVADQANYRIRRIDAAGLISSVAGKSDDGNSPLAAQFFFQNTIATDRAGNLYIADTDVHRIRKITNRGVMTIVAGNGTGGFSGDGGSATSAQLYYPAGITVDAAGNLFIADTRNERIRKVTPGGIISTIAGAGSAGGAGGAGGDGGPALQAEVNEPAGVTVDSAGNVFIAETGSHRIRRINPAGVITTIAGNKTMGFSGDGGPGTSAQLAFPAAVAVDAAGNVFIADSVNNRIRRVAPNGIITTVVGTGTIGFSGDGGPATAAHITYPQAIAIDGSGDLFIADTNNQRIRKVTPDGIIRSVAGTGAYGFSGDGGSAIAAEITSPYGIAVDGANTLFISDTFSNRIRKIVLTEIPFTLVDRGGTLLASTGTSATIQTGYAQIEATGSTPPAALAIFSDRAGALISETGILAAPALSSGRIYAEIDGPLQTGVAIANPNSQTATIRFFYTDAAGHDLGSGTATIGANQQIARFLDAEPFNTFGGGSFQGTFSFTSDVPVGAIAIRGLLNERGEFLMSALPVIDTSAATPMKTIVVPHFANGGGWTTQILLVNPGEGPLSGLVEFHDDAGNLTGVTIDGQSDNSFTYTIPPHSSRKLVPDGSGAAAVTGSVRVVPADGAAAPVPLINFSYRPGGTLTVTQASVPSVAGTALRVYVESDGTDGRPNSTQSAIAIANDGASENRVTLELTNLDGSKTGLPPDASVALPAFAHAARFLPEVFPGLPNPFKGVLRVSTPSQDVSVIGLRTRYNERGEFLITTTPPVSETAAARTEPLLVPHLPDGGGFATELILFSADPGQAVSGSIGLFQQSGEPFAVPLR; encoded by the coding sequence ATGCTATTCGGATCGAGCGGTTTCGCTCAGACCTCGATCATTTCGACCTATGCGGGACCGGAGTTTCCAGCAGATGGTTCCCAGGCGCTCACGCAGACCATCGGGGTACCACAAGCGATCAGCGCAGACGGAGCGGGCGGTTTCTATATCGGCTCGAATCAGAATAAGGTCTATCACGTCATGGCGGACGGTCGACTGATGACACTCGCCGGCAGTGGAGTGGTTGGATTCAGCGGAGACAACGGGCCCGCCTCCTCCGCCCGATTCAATTACCTGCAAGGCGTGGCGGCGGATGGCGCCGGAAATGTCTTCGTCGCGGACTCGAAGAACAATCGGATTCGCAAAATCAGTCCGGCGGGCGTTATCACAACGGTTGCCGGAAATGGCGGAGCCGGACTGAGCGGCGATGGCGGCCCTGCGGTTTCGGCGCATCTTGCGGGGCCGAGAGGCCTGGCGGTCGATCGCGCAGGCAATCTGTTCATCGCCGACGCCGGAAACAATACGGTCCGGATGGTGACGCCGTCCGGCATCATCAAGACGGTTGCAGGGAATGGAACCGCCGGATTCAGTGGTGATGGCGGCCCGGCGGCAGCCGCAACGCTGAACCAACCCGTCGCGGTGGCGGTCGATGCCGCGGGCAACATCTCGATCTCCGACCAACATAACAATCGTATTCGGATGGTTACCGCCGCCGGCGTCATCAAGACTTCGGCAGTGATCTCGAATCCGGGCGGCATCGCTGCAGATGCCGCAGGGAATGTTTTTGTCGCCGATATCGGCACGAACCGCGTCCGCATGGTAAGTCCCGATGGGTCGATTCATACCGTTGCGGGCACTGGAGTCCCTGGATTCAGCGGTGATGGCGGCCCCGCGGTCTCCGCCCGATTCACTTTGCCGGTCGATGTCGCTGCCGATGGAATCGGCAATCTGTTTGTGGCGGACCAGGCCAACTACCGCATCCGCAGGATCGATGCAGCGGGGCTCATCAGTTCGGTAGCCGGAAAGAGCGATGACGGCAATTCGCCTTTGGCGGCGCAGTTTTTCTTTCAAAACACGATCGCAACCGATCGCGCCGGGAACCTCTATATTGCCGATACGGACGTTCACCGCATCCGCAAGATCACGAATCGCGGGGTGATGACGATCGTCGCAGGCAACGGAACCGGGGGATTCAGCGGCGATGGCGGAAGCGCAACGTCGGCGCAGCTGTACTATCCGGCCGGCATCACGGTCGATGCGGCCGGCAATCTATTCATCGCGGACACCAGAAACGAGCGCATTCGGAAAGTAACGCCAGGCGGCATCATCAGCACTATTGCGGGAGCCGGCAGCGCGGGGGGAGCCGGCGGCGCCGGCGGAGACGGCGGTCCGGCGCTTCAGGCGGAAGTCAATGAACCCGCCGGAGTGACCGTGGACAGCGCAGGCAACGTATTCATTGCCGAAACCGGCAGCCATCGCATCCGGCGCATCAATCCTGCCGGAGTCATCACCACCATTGCGGGAAATAAAACGATGGGATTCAGCGGCGACGGAGGGCCCGGGACATCCGCTCAGCTGGCCTTCCCTGCCGCAGTCGCCGTCGATGCCGCCGGCAATGTGTTCATTGCCGACTCCGTCAATAATCGCATACGAAGGGTTGCGCCCAACGGCATTATCACAACGGTCGTGGGCACCGGCACGATAGGCTTTTCCGGCGACGGCGGTCCGGCAACGGCAGCACATATCACCTACCCGCAGGCGATTGCCATCGACGGATCCGGCGATCTTTTCATCGCCGACACGAACAACCAGCGCATCCGCAAAGTCACGCCGGACGGTATCATCCGGAGTGTCGCAGGGACCGGCGCCTACGGTTTCAGCGGCGATGGCGGTTCCGCTATCGCCGCTGAGATCACCTCGCCATATGGTATCGCGGTGGATGGCGCCAACACGCTGTTCATCTCGGATACTTTCAGCAATCGGATCCGGAAGATTGTCTTGACTGAGATTCCCTTCACACTCGTGGATCGCGGCGGGACATTGCTGGCGAGTACAGGAACGTCCGCAACCATTCAGACGGGCTACGCACAAATTGAAGCCACCGGCTCGACTCCGCCTGCGGCGCTGGCCATCTTCAGTGACCGCGCGGGCGCTTTGATCAGCGAAACCGGGATTCTGGCAGCGCCCGCGCTTTCTTCCGGGCGGATCTATGCGGAAATCGACGGCCCTCTCCAGACGGGAGTCGCTATCGCTAATCCCAACAGCCAGACGGCAACAATCCGGTTTTTCTATACCGATGCTGCAGGCCATGACCTCGGTTCAGGCACGGCCACGATCGGCGCAAACCAGCAGATCGCCCGGTTCCTCGACGCAGAACCGTTCAACACATTCGGGGGCGGGAGTTTTCAAGGAACCTTCAGTTTCACGTCCGATGTCCCTGTCGGCGCGATCGCAATACGCGGGCTGCTCAATGAGCGCGGCGAATTTCTGATGTCGGCGCTGCCTGTGATCGACACCTCTGCGGCCACGCCTATGAAGACCATCGTTGTTCCGCATTTCGCCAACGGCGGTGGATGGACAACGCAGATCCTCCTGGTCAATCCGGGCGAGGGCCCTCTGTCCGGGCTTGTGGAATTCCACGACGATGCCGGAAACCTCACCGGCGTGACGATCGATGGACAAAGCGACAATTCCTTCACCTACACCATTCCTCCGCACTCTTCCCGGAAGCTTGTCCCGGATGGAAGCGGTGCGGCTGCGGTGACGGGATCCGTCCGAGTCGTCCCGGCGGACGGAGCAGCGGCTCCGGTGCCCCTCATCAACTTTTCGTATCGGCCTGGAGGAACGCTGACGGTGACACAGGCGAGCGTTCCTTCCGTTGCAGGCACAGCATTGCGTGTCTATGTGGAATCCGATGGAACCGATGGACGTCCGAACTCGACTCAAAGCGCGATCGCGATTGCCAACGACGGAGCCAGTGAGAACAGAGTGACGCTGGAGCTTACAAATTTAGATGGATCGAAAACCGGTCTGCCGCCAGATGCGTCTGTGGCCTTGCCCGCATTTGCGCACGCCGCCAGGTTTCTTCCGGAGGTATTCCCCGGTCTGCCGAATCCGTTCAAGGGCGTCTTGCGCGTTTCCACCCCGTCTCAAGACGTGTCCGTCATCGGGTTGCGCACGCGATATAACGAACGCGGGGAATTTCTAATCACGACAACGCCGCCGGTCAGCGAGACTGCCGCGGCGAGAACGGAACCATTGCTGGTTCCGCACCTGCCCGACGGCGGCGGATTCGCAACGGAACTGATTTTGTTCAGCGCTGACCCGGGCCAGGCGGTATCGGGATCGATCGGCTTGTTCCAGCAATCGGGCGAACCATTCGCCGTGCCGTTGAGATAA
- a CDS encoding MBL fold metallo-hydrolase, giving the protein MRTSVLFLLVFAVAVFAAGSKALEIYVVDVEGGNATLFVSPSGESVLIDSGNGGAAAPRDAGRIMAAMKDAGVQQIDHLITTHWHADHFGGMAELASHVTIREFIDHGPNVPTDRAADEFVKTTYPQLYAKSKHTVAKPGDRIPVAGLEWRIVEAGGQHITSPVPGGGKPNASCAAFKAQDVDMTENAQSVGSHVMFGKFRALHLGDLTWNKEFDLMCPQNRLGAVDLWIVSHHGQAISNSEVLAHAIQPRAAIMNNGTRKGGQPEAMRIIHSIPGLEDLWQLHFSQLSGQEYTVPGMFIANTVDDAQTAMPIAPFQQAAGAPTPPAPAHNGTAYWIKVSAQADGTFTVTNTRNNFSKTYRPGV; this is encoded by the coding sequence ATGCGCACATCTGTCCTTTTTCTGCTGGTTTTTGCTGTGGCCGTGTTCGCCGCAGGTTCCAAAGCGCTCGAAATTTATGTCGTCGATGTCGAAGGCGGGAATGCGACTCTGTTCGTATCCCCCTCGGGCGAATCCGTTCTCATCGATAGCGGGAACGGCGGAGCCGCAGCGCCGCGTGACGCCGGCCGCATCATGGCGGCGATGAAGGATGCCGGGGTTCAGCAGATCGATCATCTGATCACGACGCATTGGCACGCCGATCATTTCGGAGGAATGGCCGAACTGGCTTCTCACGTCACGATCAGGGAATTCATCGATCACGGTCCAAACGTTCCGACGGATCGCGCTGCGGACGAATTCGTCAAGACGACCTATCCGCAGCTCTACGCCAAAAGTAAACACACCGTCGCAAAGCCTGGTGATCGGATTCCGGTTGCCGGGCTCGAGTGGCGTATTGTCGAAGCCGGCGGGCAGCACATCACGTCGCCGGTGCCGGGTGGTGGAAAACCGAACGCCTCCTGCGCGGCTTTCAAGGCGCAGGACGTGGACATGACCGAGAACGCGCAGTCCGTCGGCAGCCATGTGATGTTCGGAAAATTCCGCGCGCTGCATCTCGGCGACCTGACGTGGAACAAGGAATTCGACCTGATGTGCCCGCAGAATCGCCTCGGCGCCGTCGATCTCTGGATTGTTTCGCATCACGGCCAGGCGATTTCGAACTCCGAAGTGCTTGCGCATGCGATCCAGCCGCGCGCCGCGATCATGAACAACGGCACCCGCAAGGGCGGCCAGCCCGAGGCCATGCGGATCATTCATTCGATACCGGGTCTGGAAGATCTCTGGCAATTGCACTTCTCACAGCTCAGCGGGCAGGAATACACAGTGCCGGGTATGTTCATCGCGAATACGGTGGATGATGCGCAGACGGCGATGCCGATCGCGCCGTTCCAGCAGGCGGCAGGCGCGCCAACGCCACCGGCTCCGGCTCACAACGGCACAGCCTACTGGATCAAGGTATCGGCTCAAGCGGACGGCACTTTCACAGTAACGAACACGCGGAACAATTTCAGTAAGACCTACAGACCCGGAGTGTAG
- a CDS encoding MFS transporter gives MSRELKTVALDAPRAASREHWYAVLASTIGWTLDSFDYFVVVMVLTEIAKEFHRTNAEVALTITLTLAMRPVGAFLFGLMADRYGRRIPLMIDVIAFSVLSVATGLAPNFKTFLIVRALFGIAMGGEWGAGASLVMEKVAPKWRGLLSGVLQQGYTTGNLLASLAYFLIVPHFGWRALFFVGGAPALLAFFIRRNVSESEVWERTRRKEWRDLWAVIRANWKVFAYLVLFLTFMGFCGHGTQDMYPTFLKTQRGFSAQGAAVMTMIANLGALVGGILVAMTSDRFGRRRSIACGLGIAILVIPLWVFAPTTAMLAAGAFLIQFGVHGAWGVVPAHISELAPDQIRGFMPGFAYQCGILLAGSITYLQARFGGMTSYSNAMALTALVVFACTAAVVSAGPEKKGVVFGSPL, from the coding sequence ATGTCGCGCGAGCTAAAGACGGTAGCGTTGGACGCGCCACGCGCGGCATCACGCGAGCACTGGTACGCCGTTCTTGCATCCACGATCGGCTGGACGCTGGATTCCTTCGATTACTTCGTCGTGGTCATGGTTCTCACGGAGATCGCGAAGGAATTTCACCGCACAAACGCCGAGGTCGCACTGACGATCACACTCACGCTGGCGATGCGGCCCGTCGGGGCATTCCTGTTCGGTCTGATGGCGGACAGATACGGCAGGCGCATTCCCCTGATGATCGATGTGATCGCGTTCTCCGTGTTGTCGGTCGCTACGGGGCTGGCCCCGAATTTCAAAACGTTCCTCATTGTGCGCGCCCTGTTCGGCATCGCCATGGGAGGGGAGTGGGGCGCCGGTGCATCCCTCGTGATGGAGAAGGTCGCGCCGAAGTGGCGCGGTTTACTGTCCGGCGTTCTGCAGCAGGGCTATACGACAGGGAATCTGCTGGCTTCGCTGGCCTACTTTCTCATCGTGCCGCATTTCGGATGGCGGGCTCTGTTCTTTGTGGGAGGAGCGCCGGCGCTGCTGGCCTTTTTCATCCGCCGCAATGTCAGCGAGTCCGAAGTATGGGAACGGACGCGCCGTAAGGAATGGCGGGATCTCTGGGCGGTGATTCGCGCGAATTGGAAGGTTTTCGCTTACCTCGTGCTGTTTCTGACGTTCATGGGTTTCTGCGGTCACGGCACGCAGGATATGTATCCGACCTTCCTCAAGACGCAGCGCGGCTTCTCGGCTCAGGGCGCGGCCGTGATGACGATGATCGCGAATCTCGGCGCCCTCGTCGGCGGCATTCTTGTCGCCATGACGTCCGATCGTTTCGGCAGGCGGAGGTCGATCGCGTGCGGCCTGGGTATTGCGATTCTTGTGATTCCGCTGTGGGTGTTCGCTCCGACGACAGCCATGCTGGCGGCGGGCGCTTTCCTGATTCAATTCGGCGTCCATGGAGCATGGGGCGTCGTGCCCGCGCACATTTCCGAACTGGCGCCGGATCAGATCCGCGGCTTCATGCCCGGTTTCGCTTATCAATGCGGAATTCTGCTGGCGGGCAGCATCACCTATCTTCAGGCCAGGTTTGGAGGAATGACGAGCTATTCCAACGCGATGGCGTTAACGGCGCTTGTGGTTTTTGCATGCACCGCGGCCGTGGTTTCGGCCGGCCCGGAAAAGAAGGGTGTCGTGTTTGGAAGTCCCCTGTAG
- a CDS encoding PAS domain S-box protein: protein MKAATNRYELEERERLFHTVFESSPDAIFIEDLDGNVLDVNPAACQLHGLSRDELVGKNVSDLVPPEYRESVVRSDRLVDGEVEGYSLGAGNNRIPVSIRSSAIPYMGGTAILLQVRDITERRKTEEALRESEGRYRLLFDGNPQPMWVHDLTTRRFIAVNDAAMRLYRYSRDEFLLMEHIDAILEDPSHMAPELPPIPNVVEITASRHRRKDGTILNVEMTQHTMSLDGRIVAFVMITRAASAR from the coding sequence ATGAAGGCCGCGACGAATCGATACGAACTCGAAGAACGGGAACGCCTCTTCCACACGGTTTTCGAGAGTTCTCCCGACGCGATATTTATCGAAGACCTTGACGGCAATGTTCTCGATGTGAATCCCGCGGCCTGCCAGCTGCACGGCCTGAGCCGGGATGAACTGGTCGGGAAAAACGTCTCGGACCTCGTCCCTCCGGAGTACCGCGAATCCGTTGTTCGCTCGGACAGGCTGGTCGATGGCGAAGTGGAAGGCTACAGTCTCGGCGCGGGCAACAACCGCATTCCGGTGTCGATTCGCTCCAGTGCCATTCCCTACATGGGGGGGACGGCAATTCTTCTGCAGGTTCGCGACATCACCGAGCGGCGCAAGACTGAAGAAGCGCTCCGGGAATCCGAGGGCCGCTACCGGCTGCTGTTCGACGGCAATCCCCAACCAATGTGGGTGCACGACCTGACAACCCGCCGGTTCATCGCCGTCAACGACGCGGCCATGCGCCTCTATCGCTACTCGCGCGATGAATTTCTACTGATGGAACATATTGACGCGATACTGGAAGATCCAAGCCACATGGCGCCGGAATTACCGCCGATTCCCAACGTCGTTGAAATCACAGCCTCACGACACCGGCGCAAGGACGGAACGATCCTCAACGTCGAAATGACGCAGCACACGATGTCGCTCGACGGCCGCATCGTCGCATTCGTAATGATTACCCGCGCCGCTTCGGCCCGGTAA
- a CDS encoding adenylosuccinate synthase — MSRNLAVVGAQWGDEGKGKIVDILSEAYDCVARYQGGHNAGHTVSFGNRRHVLHLIPSGIFQPNVKCVIGGGVVLDPLALIEESQAIQRAMDVSVEGRLYVSNRCHVILPYHRVLEAAIEKQLGERRIGTTSRGIGPAYEDKMGRRGLRVCDLISPETLPEKIRAQVAEKNRELEALKYPQTIDPEPICDSYAEYGARIKPFVVDTSVMLNEMIRAGKAILFEGAQGTLLDVDHGTFPFVTSSSAAAGGVATGLGVSPKYVHSVTGVSKAYTTRVGAGPFPTESPEGAGEQLRTRGNEYGSTTGRPRRCGWFDGPAARYATMINALDSIVVTKIDVLDTFDEIPFCVDYKYKGSVLKEFPADVAILAEVQPVYKNIRGWKTPLAGIKEWSQLPAVAQDYLKFLSEYLGVPISMVSTGPGRDETIRL, encoded by the coding sequence GTGAGCAGAAATCTCGCAGTTGTAGGCGCCCAGTGGGGCGACGAGGGAAAGGGTAAGATTGTCGACATCCTTTCGGAGGCGTACGACTGCGTCGCGCGCTATCAGGGCGGCCACAATGCCGGACACACCGTCAGTTTCGGCAACCGGCGGCATGTCCTTCACCTGATTCCTTCCGGCATCTTCCAGCCCAATGTGAAATGCGTGATTGGAGGCGGGGTCGTGCTCGACCCGCTCGCCTTGATCGAAGAATCGCAGGCGATACAAAGGGCGATGGATGTCTCCGTCGAAGGACGACTTTATGTCTCCAATCGCTGTCACGTCATTCTTCCCTATCACCGGGTGCTCGAAGCTGCGATCGAAAAGCAACTCGGCGAACGGCGTATCGGTACGACCTCTCGCGGCATCGGGCCCGCCTACGAAGACAAAATGGGCCGCCGCGGGCTGCGCGTTTGCGATCTGATCAGCCCCGAGACGCTTCCGGAAAAGATCCGGGCACAGGTTGCCGAGAAGAACCGCGAGCTCGAGGCGCTGAAATATCCGCAGACCATCGATCCGGAACCGATCTGCGATTCGTATGCGGAGTATGGCGCCAGAATAAAACCGTTCGTTGTCGATACCTCCGTCATGCTCAACGAGATGATCCGTGCCGGCAAAGCGATCCTCTTCGAAGGGGCTCAGGGCACGCTGCTCGATGTCGACCACGGCACCTTTCCCTTCGTCACCTCGTCGAGTGCGGCCGCAGGCGGCGTCGCCACAGGGCTTGGCGTGTCCCCGAAATATGTGCACAGTGTGACCGGAGTCTCGAAAGCGTATACCACGCGCGTCGGCGCCGGTCCATTTCCCACGGAGTCTCCGGAGGGCGCCGGCGAACAGCTTCGAACCCGGGGTAATGAATACGGCTCCACAACCGGGCGTCCGCGGCGCTGCGGATGGTTCGACGGGCCGGCCGCGCGATACGCAACGATGATCAATGCCCTGGATTCGATTGTCGTCACCAAGATCGATGTGCTCGACACGTTCGACGAAATCCCCTTCTGCGTCGACTACAAGTACAAGGGATCCGTATTGAAGGAATTTCCCGCCGACGTGGCAATCCTTGCCGAAGTTCAGCCGGTTTATAAGAACATTCGGGGCTGGAAGACGCCGCTCGCCGGAATCAAAGAATGGTCCCAGCTTCCGGCGGTTGCTCAAGACTACTTGAAGTTTCTCTCCGAATATCTCGGCGTTCCGATAAGCATGGTATCCACGGGGCCCGGACGCGACGAAACCATCCGGCTGTAG
- the trxA gene encoding thioredoxin — protein sequence MGANTIEITDTNFEAEVVKANTPVLVDFWAAWCAPCRALAPTVDAIAEEYKGRVKVGKLDVDANGSTAAKFNIRGIPTLLVIKDGQVKEQIVGAVDKSVITKALDKHL from the coding sequence ATGGGCGCTAACACGATTGAGATCACGGACACCAACTTCGAAGCCGAAGTGGTCAAGGCAAACACACCAGTCCTGGTGGACTTCTGGGCAGCGTGGTGTGCGCCATGCCGTGCTCTCGCTCCCACCGTTGACGCGATCGCCGAAGAATATAAAGGCCGCGTCAAAGTCGGCAAACTCGATGTCGATGCCAACGGCTCAACGGCCGCGAAGTTCAATATCCGGGGTATTCCAACGCTGCTCGTGATCAAAGACGGCCAGGTGAAGGAACAGATCGTCGGGGCCGTCGACAAGAGCGTGATCACCAAAGCTCTCGATAAACATCTGTAG
- a CDS encoding methyltransferase domain-containing protein, which yields MNFKHREDLTEIMDDVNRPEHEFQLAYRELKVINERLGGIRAIERFLPQVPNLLILDVAAGGCDVSDALLDRMRCRVVGLDLNAGGLKLARRTWPVAGDALKLPFADKTFDVVMSSLFFHHVSNDDCPRVLAEMWRVCRRRVIVNDLHRHAAAYYSFRLLAALFSKSEMVKHDGPVSVRRAFHPQDLLKFSERAGVPARVHRSFPFRLVLVADR from the coding sequence ATGAATTTCAAGCATCGCGAAGATCTGACGGAGATCATGGACGACGTCAACCGTCCGGAGCACGAGTTCCAGCTCGCATATCGGGAGCTGAAGGTCATCAACGAACGGCTCGGCGGAATCCGCGCGATCGAGCGCTTTTTGCCTCAGGTTCCCAATCTGCTCATCCTGGATGTGGCTGCCGGCGGCTGCGACGTCAGCGACGCGTTGCTTGATCGTATGCGCTGCCGGGTTGTCGGTTTGGATTTAAATGCCGGCGGATTGAAGCTTGCGAGGCGCACCTGGCCGGTTGCGGGAGATGCGTTAAAACTGCCCTTTGCGGATAAGACCTTTGATGTCGTGATGTCGTCGCTGTTCTTTCACCATGTCTCCAATGATGATTGTCCCCGGGTGCTGGCCGAAATGTGGCGCGTGTGCCGGCGGCGCGTTATCGTGAACGATTTGCATCGGCACGCCGCGGCGTATTACTCGTTTCGATTGCTCGCCGCGCTCTTCAGTAAGAGCGAAATGGTGAAACATGACGGTCCGGTGTCGGTACGGCGGGCTTTTCATCCTCAAGACTTATTAAAGTTCTCGGAGCGTGCGGGAGTGCCGGCGCGCGTTCATCGCAGTTTCCCGTTTCGCCTGGTCCTGGTGGCCGACCGATGA
- a CDS encoding NAD(P)/FAD-dependent oxidoreductase — MIQRDVVVIGGSLAGSACARELVRLGVDAVALERDRFPRHKVCGGFLSPGAVAGLKALDILEDVRRAGAVEVMSARVRAGSADVEIPFERPGLGISRSTLDDIVARCAAVEQGHAVQHVRRSGRGFVVDDVSCRVVIDAAGKLSRFTKRRTEDEFGIQYFEGGGHGPVLDFWFLDDAYGGGVSVDGGRSNFSFLIRKDALRKYTDRPGCLVTGPLAYERVPGDFIAIGDASGMVDPFCGEGMRHALESGILAARVVAAGIRRGARYEEMKWEYEARWQRRWAVRREIGAVLRRWRGWFGPALRVAPAWLVNRIWD; from the coding sequence ATGATCCAGCGGGATGTTGTCGTGATTGGCGGCAGCCTGGCCGGTTCGGCATGTGCGCGTGAGCTGGTGCGATTGGGTGTGGACGCCGTCGCTCTGGAGCGTGACCGGTTTCCGCGGCACAAGGTGTGCGGTGGATTTCTATCGCCCGGCGCTGTTGCCGGCCTGAAGGCGCTCGATATTCTGGAGGATGTCCGGCGCGCGGGGGCGGTGGAAGTGATGTCGGCGCGAGTCCGGGCCGGCTCGGCCGATGTGGAGATTCCATTCGAGCGGCCGGGATTGGGAATCTCGCGCAGCACGCTGGATGACATCGTGGCGCGGTGCGCCGCGGTGGAGCAAGGTCATGCCGTGCAGCACGTCCGCCGTTCAGGGCGGGGCTTCGTTGTGGACGATGTGTCGTGCCGCGTCGTGATTGACGCAGCAGGGAAGCTCAGCCGCTTCACAAAACGGCGCACTGAAGATGAATTCGGCATTCAATATTTTGAAGGAGGCGGGCATGGGCCGGTGCTCGACTTCTGGTTCCTTGATGACGCATACGGCGGAGGCGTGTCGGTGGACGGAGGCCGGTCGAATTTTTCTTTTCTTATCCGGAAAGACGCATTGCGGAAGTACACCGATCGGCCGGGCTGCCTTGTAACGGGCCCTCTCGCTTACGAGCGGGTTCCGGGTGATTTTATCGCCATCGGAGACGCCTCCGGGATGGTGGATCCGTTCTGCGGTGAAGGCATGCGGCACGCTCTTGAAAGCGGTATCCTTGCGGCGCGTGTCGTCGCGGCCGGGATTCGGCGCGGCGCCCGGTATGAAGAAATGAAATGGGAGTATGAAGCGCGATGGCAACGCCGCTGGGCCGTGCGAAGGGAAATCGGCGCAGTGCTGCGCCGTTGGCGGGGATGGTTCGGGCCCGCGCTGCGTGTTGCGCCGGCCTGGCTGGTAAACCGGATCTGGGACTGA
- a CDS encoding glycosyltransferase: protein MPEARQGVAHDDFLHFPNASMYILAIIAILQGLLTLVDGIRSARHMRTYRPGRANGHRRVVVFCPCKGIDQGFDKNIRSILNQDYRNYDVQFIVEADDDPAYSALKRLGANILVAGRASDCGQKVHNLAYAVARRSDAGIYVFCDSDVRFPHDWLSHLIAPLDATNVTTGYRWYVATRFHFPTLLRSAWNASSVSILGDHGRNFAWGGSTALYRSTFERLKILDAWRGSISDDYAVTRAAQRHASKIVFVPQCLVPSYGECSFSEALEFTTRQVVITRVYHPGLWRAGFLGHAIFNAAFWILPFFHPWLWLALYSLSATRAAIRQRAIRTALAPEVWSGHDWFYILCSPLVALLYLYNMVASALGNEIVWRQIHYKLISPNETRVSGGSAASES, encoded by the coding sequence GTGCCGGAGGCACGGCAGGGGGTCGCTCACGACGACTTTTTACATTTTCCGAACGCATCAATGTACATTCTCGCCATCATCGCCATTCTGCAAGGCCTGCTGACGCTCGTCGACGGCATCCGCAGCGCGCGCCATATGCGGACGTACCGTCCGGGGCGGGCCAATGGCCATCGGCGTGTCGTGGTGTTTTGCCCATGCAAGGGTATCGATCAGGGATTCGACAAGAATATTCGATCGATCCTGAACCAGGACTATCGCAACTATGATGTGCAGTTTATCGTCGAAGCCGACGACGATCCCGCTTATTCGGCTCTGAAGCGCCTGGGCGCGAATATCCTCGTCGCGGGCCGGGCATCCGACTGCGGGCAGAAAGTTCACAACCTTGCCTACGCCGTGGCGCGCAGAAGCGACGCCGGGATTTATGTGTTCTGCGATTCCGACGTGCGATTTCCCCACGACTGGCTGTCCCATCTCATCGCGCCACTCGATGCCACCAACGTCACGACCGGCTACCGATGGTACGTTGCCACCCGCTTCCATTTTCCGACGCTGCTGCGTTCCGCCTGGAACGCGTCGTCCGTCTCAATTCTCGGCGATCACGGCCGGAATTTCGCCTGGGGCGGTTCCACGGCGTTATATCGCTCGACCTTCGAGCGTCTGAAGATTCTCGACGCCTGGCGGGGATCGATCAGCGACGATTACGCCGTCACACGCGCCGCCCAGCGTCATGCGTCGAAAATCGTCTTTGTGCCGCAGTGTCTGGTCCCGTCCTACGGGGAATGCAGCTTCAGTGAAGCGCTGGAATTCACGACGCGACAGGTCGTTATTACCCGGGTTTACCATCCCGGGCTCTGGCGCGCCGGGTTCCTCGGACATGCGATCTTCAACGCCGCATTCTGGATTCTTCCGTTCTTTCATCCGTGGCTCTGGCTCGCGCTTTACAGCCTTTCGGCCACCAGGGCCGCGATCCGGCAACGCGCCATCCGGACGGCGCTTGCGCCGGAGGTCTGGTCCGGTCACGATTGGTTCTATATTCTGTGTTCGCCGCTGGTGGCTCTGTTGTATCTGTACAACATGGTCGCTTCGGCGCTGGGGAACGAGATCGTATGGCGGCAGATCCACTACAAACTCATTTCTCCCAACGAGACACGCGTGTCTGGCGGATCCGCTGCAAGCGAAAGCTGA